A genomic segment from Desulfurella amilsii encodes:
- a CDS encoding citrate (Si)-synthase, producing MKFKEKLKEKVEIQREEVTKLLKDYGDVKIGDITIAQVIGGMRGLKVLVTDISYLDPFEGIRYRGYTVDEVLEKLPKPKGAEMPYDEAQFYLLMTGDIPTEEEVREVIDIFKEKRKVPNYVYRVLDSMPREARPDVMLAVAVGTMQQESVFAKAYAENKITKQNAWEYMFEDVLNLLPKIPMIAAYIYRLKYKNNEQIPQNPDLDFGGNFAYMMGIDKPYDDFSRLYFILLSDHESGNVSAHTTHLVASAWADAYYSLAAGINGLSGPLHGGATQEALKWFQELLKKLNKIPTKQELEQFCWDTLNAGQVIPGYGHAVLRKTDPRFVAQLEFGEKHLPDDPLFQLVSLLYEVAPDILTKHGKAKNPWPNCDNITGTIQAYYGVNQYEFYPALFDISRSMGVLSNITWDRGLGYPIERPKSVTIEMLKSISRQDTIKKTWF from the coding sequence ATGAAATTCAAAGAAAAATTAAAAGAAAAAGTCGAAATTCAAAGGGAGGAGGTTACTAAACTTTTAAAAGACTACGGTGATGTAAAAATAGGGGATATTACTATTGCTCAAGTCATTGGTGGCATGAGAGGGTTAAAGGTCTTGGTTACAGATATTTCTTACCTAGACCCATTTGAAGGTATACGCTATAGGGGCTACACTGTAGATGAAGTGTTAGAAAAGCTTCCAAAACCTAAAGGAGCAGAAATGCCATACGATGAAGCTCAGTTTTACCTTTTAATGACCGGCGATATCCCAACTGAAGAAGAAGTGCGAGAAGTAATTGATATTTTTAAAGAAAAACGAAAAGTTCCAAATTATGTTTATAGGGTTTTAGATTCAATGCCTCGCGAAGCACGCCCCGATGTGATGCTCGCAGTTGCTGTAGGTACCATGCAGCAAGAATCTGTGTTTGCCAAAGCATACGCAGAAAATAAAATTACAAAACAAAACGCATGGGAGTATATGTTTGAGGATGTTTTAAATTTGCTGCCAAAAATTCCTATGATAGCTGCTTATATTTACAGACTAAAGTATAAAAACAACGAACAAATACCTCAAAACCCTGATCTGGATTTTGGTGGCAACTTCGCTTATATGATGGGTATAGATAAACCGTATGATGATTTTTCGCGTCTTTACTTTATTTTGCTTTCTGACCATGAAAGTGGAAATGTCTCGGCTCATACCACACACCTTGTTGCTTCTGCATGGGCTGATGCGTATTACTCTTTGGCAGCGGGAATAAATGGTCTATCTGGGCCTTTGCATGGTGGGGCTACACAAGAAGCTCTAAAGTGGTTTCAAGAATTGCTTAAAAAGCTTAACAAAATTCCTACAAAACAAGAGTTAGAGCAGTTCTGTTGGGATACTTTGAATGCAGGTCAAGTAATACCCGGTTATGGTCATGCGGTATTAAGAAAAACAGATCCAAGGTTTGTTGCCCAGCTGGAGTTTGGGGAAAAACATTTACCAGACGATCCATTGTTCCAACTGGTATCTTTACTTTATGAAGTGGCACCAGATATACTAACCAAGCATGGAAAAGCAAAAAATCCATGGCCAAACTGTGATAATATAACAGGCACTATTCAGGCTTACTATGGAGTAAATCAGTACGAATTTTACCCAGCGCTGTTTGATATTTCTCGTTCTATGGGCGTACTATCTAATATTACATGGGACAGAGGTCTGGGTTATCCAATTGAGCGACCAAAATCTGTAACTATCGAGATGCTCAAGTCAATTTCACGCCAAGACACTATAAAGAAGACGTGGTTTTAG
- a CDS encoding MmgE/PrpD family protein has translation MDKYTKLFANYVVNTKNIPQESSHEAKRRILDSFGVMYAAFLEDTPKVARKYAYMFKTHEGAYLFGLPVKTTPEVAAFANGVLVRYLDFNDTYLSKEPLHPSDCIPGLWAVAEWKKLSGKELLEAITIAYEIGVNLCDAASLRKHGWDHVNYITIMEVCALGRLLKLPVYVIEHAISLALIPNLSARQTRAGELSMWKGAAAANSTRNAIFGTFLAMNGMSGPYQPFEGEMGFFKQVLEKETFDDQALAPIINLKEPTRILDTYIKFYPVEYHAQSVVDIVKKLHQYVQSPDDIESIHIDTFKAAYEIIAKDKEKWEPKTKETADHSIQYITVVGLIDGSVTKHSFSKERLNDPIVKKILSTKTTLAEKDELTAGYPDGIPNKVTLYTRDKKVYTEEVKYPRGHAKNKMSDEEVIEKFKNNADGLLTNTEMDSVIDAVMNLEKCEDVSKLADILRV, from the coding sequence ATGGATAAATATACAAAGTTATTTGCTAACTATGTAGTAAACACTAAAAACATACCACAAGAGTCTAGTCACGAAGCTAAAAGGCGTATACTTGATTCTTTTGGTGTTATGTACGCGGCATTTTTAGAAGATACGCCAAAGGTAGCAAGAAAGTATGCTTACATGTTTAAAACGCATGAGGGTGCGTATCTTTTTGGTTTACCTGTAAAAACTACACCAGAAGTTGCTGCGTTTGCAAATGGTGTTTTGGTTAGGTATCTTGACTTCAATGACACTTATTTGTCAAAAGAACCTTTGCATCCTAGTGATTGTATACCTGGTTTGTGGGCTGTTGCCGAATGGAAAAAGCTTAGTGGCAAAGAGCTTTTAGAGGCAATTACAATTGCTTACGAAATTGGCGTAAACCTTTGCGATGCAGCAAGTTTAAGAAAACATGGCTGGGATCATGTAAATTACATTACAATTATGGAAGTTTGTGCGCTTGGAAGATTGTTGAAATTGCCAGTTTACGTTATAGAACACGCAATTTCTTTAGCTTTAATACCAAATCTATCTGCACGTCAAACAAGAGCAGGTGAGCTTTCAATGTGGAAAGGCGCAGCTGCTGCAAATTCTACAAGAAATGCGATCTTTGGAACATTTTTGGCTATGAATGGGATGAGCGGGCCTTATCAGCCTTTTGAAGGTGAGATGGGATTTTTTAAACAAGTGCTGGAGAAAGAAACATTTGATGACCAGGCGCTTGCACCCATTATTAATTTAAAAGAACCAACAAGAATACTAGATACTTATATTAAATTTTACCCAGTTGAATACCATGCTCAAAGTGTTGTGGATATTGTTAAGAAACTACATCAGTATGTACAATCTCCCGATGATATTGAATCTATTCATATTGATACATTTAAAGCCGCATATGAAATTATTGCAAAAGATAAAGAAAAATGGGAACCAAAGACAAAAGAAACTGCAGATCATAGTATCCAGTATATCACAGTGGTAGGATTAATAGATGGTAGTGTAACAAAGCACTCATTTAGCAAAGAAAGGCTAAATGATCCAATTGTTAAAAAAATTCTTTCTACTAAGACAACACTAGCTGAAAAGGACGAGCTAACGGCAGGTTATCCAGATGGTATACCAAATAAAGTAACGCTTTATACCAGGGATAAAAAAGTTTATACGGAAGAAGTAAAATACCCACGAGGGCATGCTAAAAACAAGATGAGTGATGAGGAAGTTATTGAAAAATTCAAAAATAATGCCGATGGCCTTTTAACCAATACAGAAATGGATAGCGTTATTGATGCGGTAATGAACTTAGAAAAGTGCGAAGATGTCTCTAAATTGGCAGACATTTTGAGGGTATAA
- the rfbB gene encoding dTDP-glucose 4,6-dehydratase, which yields MKKMLISGGAGFIGSEFVRQAILEDFEIAVVDSLTYAGDLKRIESVKNNLKFFNCDTSDLESLQEVFKQFRPQIVVHFAAETHVDRSILNPHIFIKTNIIGTQNMLELSKDALFINISTDEVYGDLSENDASFKEDSCLNPSSPYSASKAAQDMLARAYARTYNTNVITIRPSNNYGPWQYPEKLIAVVIYKALQDEPIPIYAKGENIREWTFVEDCAKAILGIIRQKNANEVYNLGSSIEKPNIEVVKSILALLNKPESLITYVKDRPGHDFRYSLDSSKIKKTINLAFTNFEEGIEKTVKWYIDNRDWLFKKTKELKDYWQKVYQDKS from the coding sequence ATGAAGAAGATGCTGATTAGTGGTGGGGCAGGTTTCATTGGGAGTGAATTTGTACGCCAGGCTATACTTGAAGATTTTGAGATAGCTGTAGTTGATAGTCTGACATACGCTGGCGATTTGAAACGTATTGAGTCTGTAAAAAATAATTTAAAGTTTTTCAACTGCGATACAAGTGATCTTGAATCGCTTCAAGAAGTATTTAAACAATTTAGGCCCCAAATAGTTGTGCATTTTGCTGCAGAAACACATGTTGACAGAAGCATACTTAACCCTCACATTTTTATCAAAACAAATATAATTGGCACTCAAAATATGCTTGAGTTGTCAAAAGATGCTTTGTTTATTAATATTTCAACAGATGAAGTATATGGTGATTTGTCGGAAAATGACGCAAGTTTTAAAGAGGATTCATGCCTTAACCCCAGTTCTCCATATTCAGCAAGCAAAGCCGCCCAAGATATGCTTGCAAGGGCCTATGCTAGGACCTATAATACGAATGTTATAACAATTCGGCCATCAAATAATTATGGACCCTGGCAATATCCAGAAAAACTTATTGCCGTTGTAATTTATAAAGCGCTTCAAGATGAACCTATTCCCATTTACGCAAAAGGAGAAAATATCAGAGAATGGACATTTGTTGAAGATTGTGCGAAAGCAATTTTGGGTATAATTAGGCAAAAAAACGCAAATGAAGTGTATAATTTGGGTAGTTCTATTGAAAAGCCCAATATTGAAGTTGTAAAATCAATACTGGCTTTACTGAATAAACCCGAAAGTTTAATAACATATGTAAAAGATAGACCAGGTCATGATTTTAGATACTCGCTTGATTCAAGCAAAATTAAAAAAACAATCAATTTAGCTTTTACAAACTTTGAAGAGGGTATAGAAAAAACAGTTAAATGGTATATTGATAATCGAGATTGGTTATTTAAAAAAACAAAAGAATTAAAAGATTATTGGCAAAAGGTTTACCAGGATAAAAGTTAG
- the rfbA gene encoding glucose-1-phosphate thymidylyltransferase RfbA, whose product MKGIILAGGSGTRLYPAASSICKQLLPVYDKPMVYYPLSILMLAGIRDILIISTPKDTPRFSELFKDGAHLGLNISYATQERPRGLADAFLVGETFIGNDNVCLILGDNIFYGQGLSYLLRKAKTITEEERNAVVFGYYVKNPQDYGVFEFDKNFNVVSIDEKPQKPKSNYAVVGLYFYDNSVVEIAKQVKPSWRGELEITSVNQIYLSMSKLKAITLGRGFAWLDTGTFDNLLEASQFIQTIEKRQGLKVGCIEEVAYKMGYINKDKLLELAQPLRKSGYGNYLINIVQGEASNEEDAD is encoded by the coding sequence GTGAAAGGCATAATTTTAGCGGGTGGCTCTGGCACAAGATTGTACCCGGCTGCAAGCAGTATTTGCAAGCAACTTTTGCCAGTGTATGATAAACCAATGGTATATTATCCTTTGTCAATTTTGATGCTTGCTGGCATAAGGGATATTTTGATTATATCTACACCGAAAGATACACCAAGATTCAGCGAGTTGTTCAAAGATGGTGCGCATTTAGGTTTAAATATTTCTTATGCTACGCAAGAAAGGCCACGGGGCTTAGCGGATGCATTTTTGGTGGGAGAAACTTTTATAGGCAACGATAATGTGTGCTTGATTCTTGGCGATAATATTTTTTATGGACAAGGCTTATCCTATCTTTTAAGAAAAGCAAAAACCATTACAGAAGAAGAGCGCAACGCGGTTGTTTTTGGCTATTATGTAAAAAACCCACAAGACTACGGCGTATTTGAATTTGATAAAAATTTTAATGTGGTAAGTATCGATGAAAAACCTCAAAAACCCAAATCAAACTATGCAGTTGTAGGTTTGTATTTTTATGATAATAGTGTAGTAGAAATAGCAAAACAAGTAAAACCATCCTGGCGTGGCGAGCTAGAAATTACAAGCGTAAACCAAATTTATTTATCTATGTCTAAACTAAAGGCTATAACATTAGGACGAGGCTTTGCGTGGCTTGATACGGGCACGTTTGATAATTTACTAGAAGCAAGTCAGTTTATACAAACCATAGAAAAAAGACAAGGCTTAAAAGTAGGCTGCATAGAAGAAGTTGCTTATAAGATGGGCTATATCAATAAAGATAAACTTTTAGAATTAGCTCAGCCGCTTAGAAAGTCCGGTTATGGAAATTACCTTATAAATATAGTGCAAGGAGAAGCAAGTAATGAAGAAGATGCTGATTAG
- the secE gene encoding preprotein translocase subunit SecE → MFEKVKSFLEEVKAEIKKVVWPKRREIMTATIAVIAFSFVVSILLGLLDFIFSYGLEKLFR, encoded by the coding sequence ATGTTTGAAAAAGTTAAAAGTTTTTTAGAAGAAGTTAAAGCTGAGATTAAAAAAGTAGTTTGGCCAAAAAGAAGAGAAATTATGACAGCTACTATTGCTGTTATAGCTTTCTCTTTTGTGGTATCAATATTGCTTGGGTTATTAGATTTTATATTTTCATATGGTTTAGAAAAATTATTTAGATAG
- the rpmG gene encoding 50S ribosomal protein L33: protein MREIVYLACSQCKNKNYTSTRDKKKSKDKLELRKYCPHCNTHTIHKEVK from the coding sequence ATGAGAGAGATAGTGTATCTTGCTTGCAGTCAATGCAAAAATAAAAACTATACAAGCACAAGGGATAAAAAGAAATCAAAGGATAAGTTAGAGTTAAGGAAGTATTGCCCACATTGCAATACGCATACTATACACAAAGAGGTAAAATAG
- a CDS encoding methyl-accepting chemotaxis protein has product MVKKLASFTILTFILYFVGGILAYALLGSFVQMYFVYTFSAATLIFGLVNFWYYYVLIIKPTKQTADEFCKITKSDVYDLTKDYSVPGFCTSLGKFINTLVSFSKSIFSELITNATKTSVFNAKFNFELKNITHHMNETKDNLEAINKTMNDSTKAIGDISHNMEDFVRFMEEVNAISEQTIKTTQNISKTSQNSIEVLNENKQSMESLHAQIDDILSIVNIINDIANQTNLLALNAAIEAARAGEHGRGFAVVADEIRKLAEQTQKQSKEIENTINSVADNFNILVERNKAIRSTIEQNTKSVEEMLVSFDNLAQKINQANNMINTITAATEEQSSSIEEVAQTVEYLANSVKEISNSLDNVSSKSLDLSKIAEQSANILKKVKVGNPLETIVELANKCAKEMTNTIENAVKKGIISSSGIWDRNYAPVSNTNPQKYRTQFTDFFKQHIQPIEDKYLSINPNFRYVLFTDNNGYVASHNSIYDKPLTGSYEKDLAGNRSMRIFNDLVGLNVARNTDSLIIQTYPRDTGEIISDIGVPVFIEGKHWGGIRIGLAVENM; this is encoded by the coding sequence ATGGTTAAAAAATTAGCAAGTTTTACTATTTTAACTTTTATTTTGTATTTTGTAGGTGGTATTTTAGCCTATGCTCTTTTGGGCAGCTTTGTCCAAATGTACTTCGTTTATACTTTTAGTGCTGCTACGTTAATTTTTGGTTTAGTTAACTTTTGGTACTATTACGTGCTTATCATAAAACCCACAAAACAAACAGCTGATGAATTTTGTAAAATTACAAAGTCTGATGTATATGACTTAACAAAAGACTATAGCGTTCCAGGTTTTTGCACTTCACTGGGCAAGTTTATAAATACGCTTGTTAGTTTTTCCAAATCCATCTTTAGCGAGCTTATTACAAATGCAACAAAAACTTCCGTTTTTAACGCTAAATTCAACTTTGAGCTTAAAAATATAACACACCATATGAATGAAACTAAAGACAACCTAGAAGCAATAAACAAAACTATGAACGATTCTACAAAAGCCATAGGCGACATATCACATAACATGGAAGATTTTGTCAGATTTATGGAAGAAGTAAACGCTATAAGTGAACAAACAATTAAAACAACGCAAAACATAAGCAAGACATCTCAAAATTCAATTGAAGTGTTAAACGAAAACAAGCAGTCTATGGAGAGTTTACATGCTCAAATAGATGATATTTTATCTATAGTAAATATTATTAACGACATAGCAAACCAAACAAACCTTCTTGCTTTGAATGCAGCCATTGAAGCGGCCCGTGCAGGTGAGCACGGCAGAGGCTTTGCTGTAGTTGCAGATGAGATTAGAAAGCTTGCAGAGCAAACACAAAAACAATCAAAAGAGATAGAAAACACTATAAACTCTGTTGCAGACAACTTTAACATACTTGTTGAAAGAAACAAAGCGATTAGATCCACCATTGAGCAGAATACAAAGTCAGTAGAAGAGATGCTTGTTTCTTTTGATAACCTTGCACAAAAGATCAACCAGGCAAACAATATGATAAATACAATAACTGCAGCCACAGAAGAACAATCCAGCTCCATTGAAGAAGTAGCCCAAACGGTAGAATACCTCGCAAATTCAGTTAAAGAGATATCAAACAGCCTTGACAATGTAAGCTCAAAGAGCCTGGATTTAAGCAAAATTGCAGAGCAGTCTGCAAATATTCTAAAGAAAGTCAAAGTAGGAAACCCGCTAGAAACAATCGTTGAGCTTGCAAACAAGTGCGCCAAAGAAATGACAAATACAATTGAAAATGCAGTCAAAAAAGGCATAATTTCATCATCTGGGATCTGGGATAGAAACTATGCGCCAGTATCCAACACAAACCCACAAAAATACCGCACACAATTCACAGACTTTTTTAAGCAGCACATCCAGCCTATTGAAGACAAGTATCTAAGCATAAACCCAAATTTTAGATACGTACTGTTTACAGACAACAATGGCTATGTAGCATCACACAATTCCATATATGATAAACCACTTACAGGCAGTTACGAAAAAGATCTCGCAGGAAATCGTTCTATGAGAATATTTAACGATCTAGTGGGATTAAATGTTGCAAGAAATACGGATAGTCTAATTATACAAACCTACCCAAGAGACACAGGCGAAATAATAAGCGATATTGGCGTGCCTGTGTTTATTGAAGGCAAACATTGGGGTGGAATAAGAATTGGTCTAGCTGTGGAGAATATGTAA
- the tuf gene encoding elongation factor Tu: MAKEKYVRTKPHVNIGTIGHVDHGKTTLTAAITKVLSKKGFAEFKDYSQIDNAPEERERGVTINTSHVEYETSKRHYAHVDCPGHADYIKNMITGAAQMDGAILVVSAADGPMPQTREHILLARQVGVPYIVVFLNKIDMVDDPELIDLVEMEVRELLSKYNFPGDDVPVIRGSALKALESDSDNEWTKAIEDLINAVDEYIPTPERDSAKPFLMPIEDIFTISGRGTVVTGRVERGVIKTGDEVEIVGLKPTQKTVATSLEMFRKILDEALPGDNVGVLLRGTKKEEVERGMVLAKPGSITPHTKFKAQVYILTKEEGGRHTPFFNGYRPQFYVRTTDVTGTVVLKEGVEMVMPGDNVEMEVELIAPIALEKETRFAIREGGKTVGAGVVIEIMK, translated from the coding sequence ATGGCAAAGGAAAAATATGTTCGTACCAAACCTCACGTAAATATTGGTACAATTGGACACGTTGATCATGGCAAGACTACTTTAACTGCAGCTATAACAAAGGTTTTATCAAAAAAAGGTTTTGCAGAGTTTAAAGATTACTCTCAAATAGATAACGCTCCAGAAGAAAGAGAAAGGGGTGTTACTATCAATACTTCTCATGTTGAGTATGAGACATCCAAAAGGCACTACGCACATGTTGATTGCCCAGGGCATGCTGACTACATAAAAAATATGATCACAGGTGCAGCCCAGATGGACGGCGCAATACTTGTTGTTTCAGCAGCAGATGGTCCAATGCCACAAACAAGGGAGCACATTTTGCTTGCCCGCCAGGTTGGTGTGCCATACATTGTGGTATTTTTAAATAAGATAGACATGGTCGATGATCCAGAACTTATAGACCTTGTAGAAATGGAAGTAAGAGAGCTACTTTCCAAATACAACTTCCCAGGCGATGATGTACCAGTTATAAGGGGCAGCGCACTAAAAGCATTAGAGTCTGATTCAGATAATGAATGGACTAAAGCCATAGAAGACTTAATAAATGCGGTAGATGAATATATCCCAACACCGGAACGTGATTCAGCTAAACCATTCCTTATGCCAATCGAAGATATATTCACAATCTCTGGTCGTGGCACTGTTGTAACAGGTAGGGTAGAGCGCGGTGTAATAAAGACAGGCGATGAAGTAGAAATAGTAGGTCTAAAACCCACACAAAAGACCGTTGCAACGTCTCTTGAGATGTTTAGAAAGATACTTGATGAAGCATTACCTGGAGATAACGTAGGCGTACTCTTAAGAGGTACAAAGAAAGAAGAAGTAGAACGCGGTATGGTCCTTGCAAAACCAGGCTCCATTACACCACATACCAAATTTAAAGCTCAGGTATACATTCTAACAAAAGAAGAAGGCGGCAGACACACACCATTCTTTAATGGCTACAGGCCACAATTCTACGTAAGAACAACAGATGTAACAGGTACAGTTGTTCTCAAAGAAGGTGTAGAAATGGTAATGCCAGGTGATAATGTGGAAATGGAAGTAGAACTAATTGCTCCAATAGCACTTGAAAAAGAAACAAGATTTGCTATAAGAGAAGGTGGTAAAACTGTTGGCGCTGGTGTAGTAATTGAGATTATGAAGTGA
- a CDS encoding patatin-like phospholipase family protein produces the protein MVTNFKSYIDSLKNIYSKNKTVGLALGGGAVWATSHIGVLKVLKEHGIKINAISGTSAGSIIASLYAFGISIEAIENIALNLKVSDIFHWKVSRMGLSSTQKIKHLIKKHIGSAKVEDALLPLFIPATDIVDLKPVLMQNMPVYEAVAASCAIPGIFSPVVINSRMYIDGSLFVDVPCKILKLQKFNLVIGVELTDKGLANKEPKNIFEVITKSLQGLINETQKERLKYADIIISPAIETIGRFELDKVPILIDKGQEAALKKINEIKKRINLR, from the coding sequence TTGGTTACAAATTTTAAGTCCTACATAGATAGCTTAAAAAATATATACAGCAAAAATAAAACAGTGGGCCTTGCCTTGGGCGGAGGTGCTGTATGGGCAACTTCGCATATAGGTGTACTAAAAGTATTAAAAGAACACGGCATTAAAATAAACGCGATATCTGGTACATCTGCAGGCAGCATTATAGCAAGCCTTTATGCATTTGGTATATCCATAGAAGCAATAGAAAATATAGCTTTAAACTTGAAAGTATCCGATATCTTTCATTGGAAGGTATCGCGCATGGGACTATCCAGTACTCAAAAGATTAAACATTTGATAAAAAAGCATATTGGGAGTGCAAAGGTAGAAGATGCACTACTGCCGCTTTTTATCCCAGCAACCGACATTGTTGATTTAAAGCCTGTGCTAATGCAAAATATGCCAGTATACGAAGCTGTAGCGGCAAGCTGCGCTATACCCGGCATTTTTTCTCCCGTTGTAATAAATTCAAGAATGTACATAGATGGATCTCTATTTGTTGACGTACCGTGCAAGATACTAAAGCTTCAAAAATTTAATCTCGTCATAGGTGTTGAGCTGACAGATAAAGGCTTGGCGAACAAAGAGCCAAAAAATATTTTCGAAGTAATAACAAAGAGCCTGCAAGGTTTAATAAACGAAACTCAAAAGGAAAGACTAAAATATGCAGATATCATAATTTCACCTGCAATAGAAACAATAGGCAGGTTTGAGTTGGATAAAGTACCAATTCTTATAGACAAGGGACAAGAAGCTGCTTTAAAAAAGATCAACGAAATAAAAAAGAGAATCAACTTAAGATAA
- the prpB gene encoding methylisocitrate lyase, whose amino-acid sequence MSWLVEEHTTNPHQKLKELLQSKDILAVVGVFNPISALIARQAGFECCYLSGAALTASLGMPDLSLIELNEVAAMSTYIYRASGLPMIVDVDVGFGEALNVAKTAKTMQEAKAAAIQIEDQELPKKCGHLSGKRVVETQRMVQKIKAAKKVAKDLLIVARTDAKAVNGLKDAIDRANNYIEAGADIIFPEALETKEEFREFALNVKVPLLANMTEFGKTPYISLEEFRDLGYKIVIFPVSALRAANYAIKKTFEYIKQNGTQKGILNQMQTRQELYELIKYSEYEDFDKTIFGKQL is encoded by the coding sequence ATGAGCTGGCTTGTTGAAGAACATACAACTAATCCACATCAAAAGTTAAAGGAATTGTTACAGAGTAAGGATATTTTAGCGGTTGTTGGGGTTTTTAACCCAATAAGTGCCCTGATAGCACGCCAGGCAGGTTTCGAGTGTTGCTATCTATCAGGTGCAGCATTGACTGCTAGTCTTGGTATGCCAGATTTGAGTTTGATTGAGTTAAATGAAGTAGCAGCAATGAGTACCTATATTTACAGGGCAAGTGGTTTGCCTATGATAGTGGATGTTGATGTGGGCTTCGGTGAAGCTTTAAATGTTGCAAAGACAGCTAAAACTATGCAAGAAGCAAAAGCCGCTGCTATACAAATTGAAGATCAAGAACTTCCAAAAAAATGTGGTCACCTATCCGGTAAACGTGTAGTAGAAACGCAAAGAATGGTGCAAAAAATCAAAGCTGCAAAAAAAGTAGCAAAGGATTTGCTCATTGTAGCAAGAACTGATGCTAAAGCGGTAAATGGTCTTAAAGATGCCATTGATAGGGCTAATAATTATATTGAAGCAGGCGCTGATATTATTTTTCCAGAGGCATTAGAAACCAAAGAAGAGTTTAGAGAATTTGCCTTAAATGTTAAGGTTCCTTTATTGGCTAATATGACGGAATTTGGTAAAACTCCATACATTTCGCTTGAGGAATTTAGGGATTTGGGTTACAAGATAGTAATTTTTCCTGTAAGCGCTCTTCGTGCAGCAAATTATGCTATAAAGAAAACATTTGAATATATTAAACAAAATGGAACACAAAAAGGAATTTTAAATCAGATGCAAACAAGGCAAGAACTTTATGAACTGATAAAGTACAGTGAATACGAAGACTTTGACAAAACAATCTTTGGAAAACAATTATGA
- the nusG gene encoding transcription termination/antitermination protein NusG, protein MLEDQDFKWYAVHTQVGQEEKVKNMILNKAKEAGLESDIAEILVPQEEVIEVRKGKKELVKKCMYPSYVFIKSRMNVSLYNTLKRLPLVTGFVGSKNEPIPIDDNEVKKVIDKINQAKETPRLSISFEHGEKVRVVEGPFSNFMGTIEEVDITKGRLKILISIFGRPTPVELDYNEVEKA, encoded by the coding sequence ATGCTAGAAGATCAAGATTTTAAATGGTATGCTGTACACACACAGGTCGGTCAAGAAGAAAAAGTAAAAAATATGATACTAAACAAGGCAAAAGAAGCCGGTCTAGAAAGTGATATAGCAGAAATCTTAGTGCCCCAAGAAGAAGTTATAGAGGTAAGAAAAGGCAAAAAGGAACTTGTGAAAAAATGTATGTATCCTAGTTATGTGTTTATAAAATCTAGAATGAATGTTAGTCTGTACAATACTTTAAAAAGGTTACCTCTTGTAACTGGTTTTGTAGGGTCTAAAAATGAGCCTATACCGATAGATGACAACGAAGTTAAAAAAGTGATTGATAAAATTAATCAGGCAAAAGAAACGCCACGTTTGTCGATTTCGTTTGAGCATGGTGAGAAAGTCAGGGTTGTTGAAGGGCCATTCTCAAACTTTATGGGTACTATTGAAGAAGTAGACATTACAAAAGGTAGACTTAAAATATTAATTAGTATTTTTGGCAGACCAACGCCTGTAGAATTAGACTACAATGAAGTTGAGAAAGCATAA
- the rplK gene encoding 50S ribosomal protein L11: MAKKELVTQVKLQLPAGKATPAPPVGPALGQHGLNIMDFVKKFNDATADKGETIIPVLINVYKDRSFDFILKTPPASVLIKKALGLQKGSSNALKVKVGKLSKEKLEEIAKIKMPDLNTKDLHKAMKIVAGTAINMGVEMQDF; the protein is encoded by the coding sequence ATGGCAAAGAAAGAGTTAGTTACGCAGGTAAAATTGCAATTGCCAGCTGGCAAAGCAACGCCAGCCCCACCAGTTGGTCCAGCGCTTGGACAACACGGGCTTAACATAATGGATTTTGTTAAAAAGTTCAACGATGCAACGGCAGATAAAGGTGAGACAATAATACCTGTACTTATAAATGTTTATAAGGACAGAAGTTTTGATTTTATATTAAAAACACCGCCGGCAAGCGTGTTGATCAAAAAAGCATTAGGTTTACAAAAAGGTTCAAGCAATGCACTGAAGGTTAAAGTTGGTAAGTTAAGTAAAGAAAAATTAGAAGAAATTGCAAAAATCAAGATGCCCGATTTAAACACCAAAGACTTGCACAAAGCAATGAAAATAGTTGCAGGTACTGCTATAAATATGGGTGTCGAAATGCAAGATTTTTAG